The Hydra vulgaris chromosome 11, alternate assembly HydraT2T_AEP genome contains a region encoding:
- the LOC136087388 gene encoding uncharacterized protein LOC136087388: MALFLGAELSNFSFKQPGAHHEARFMADCIYLLVIQMTQKYHPADSETVGKNTINHLKVATNYIVFFHGLFFLKSPNASQAPSNDLMAFDIAFQLQTVDEFKEFAAIGKVLYQSIKRHTWYLSPQQVIFALADNDLKTEVKTNMLNKLLSYDIPELKGLIKKRPETKVEIIPISKLEDFANEQSYLLFLLLEISKKEILLWKEKGIDACENEEVSQSVSYFSKCVRALAVVNDRAECHIKLIQDFIERTHNEDRLQDTLQVVQKSRKMVSKNATKKDLKII, translated from the exons ATGGCATTATTCCTAGGAGCTGAGTTATCaaacttttcatttaaacaGCCTGGAGCTCATCATGAAGCAAGGTTTATGGCTGACTGTATATATTTACTGGTTATTCAGATGACTCAAAAGTACCACCCTGCTGATTCCGAAACAGTtggaaaaaatacaataaatcaTCTGAAAGTCGCAACCAACTACATAGTATTTTTTCATGGACTCTTCTTTCTAAAAAGCCCTAATGCTTCTCAAGCACCTTCAAATGATTTAATGGCGTTCGATATTGCTTTTCAGTTACAAACAGTAGACGAGTTTAAAGAATTTGCAGCAATAGGAAAGGTTCTTTACCAAAGTATTAAGCGTCACACTTGGTATCTGTCTCCGCAACAAGTCATTTTTGCTCTTGCTGATAATGATCTGAAAACCGAAGTTAAGACCAACATGTTAAACAAACTGCTTTCTTATGATATCCCGGAATTAAAAGGTCTGATTAAAAAGAGACCTGAAACTAAGGTTGAAATTATTCCTATATCAAAATTAGAAGACTTTGCCAACGAGCAGTCCTACCTTTTGTTCTTGCTATTGGAGATCTCCAAGAAGGAAATTCTGCTATGGAAAGAAAAAGGCATCGATGCATGTGAAAATGAGGAAGTTTCCCAGTCTGTTTCTTACTTTTCAAAGTGTGTAAGAGCACTTGCAGTTGTAAATGACCGTGCAGAATGCCACATTAAGTTAATTCAAGATTTCATAGAGAGAACACACAATGAAGACAGGCTTCAGGATACTCTCCAG GTAGTTCAGAAGAGCCGtaaaatggtttcaaagaaCGCTAcaaagaaagatttaaaaattatttag
- the LOC100199246 gene encoding alpha-crystallin B chain, with amino-acid sequence MSLWHVPVHKYFPTDPFLDDIMEITFPPLRYYPLFDIGANVFPKKKTSKKEDGFYANLDVKHYKPEEVTLKVEGQTLEVSGKHRNENENGFECSEFHRKYTIPDDVDPTALTSNISQDGVLHIEAPKKLPAMPESGESTKETFKCALDVKGFKPEEISIQVKGRDLVVHGESKTENSGEHGLSFHHKQFTRNISLPDDVDPARLSSRFTKDSKLTIEAPRDQAQAPLKLEIKMEE; translated from the exons atgtctttgtgGCACGTCcctgttcataaatattttccaaCCGATCCATTTTTGGACGATATTATGGAGATTACTTTTCCTCCATTGAGATATTATCCTTTGTTTGATATCGGAGCAAATgtctttccaaaaaaaaagacatctaAGAAGGAAGATGGCTTTTACGCCAATCTTGATGTCAAACACTACAAACCAGAAGAAGTTACACTTAAAGTAGAAG GACAAACTCTTGAAGTAAGTGGAAAACATcgtaatgaaaatgaaaatggaTTTGAGTGTAGTGAATTCCACAGAAAGTATACTATTCCAGATGACGTAGACCCGACAGCTCTTACTTCAAACATTAGTCAAGATGGCGTTTTGCATATCGAAGCTCCTAAAAAGTTACCCGCAATGCCTGAATCTGGAGAATCAACAAAAGAGACATTTAAATGCGCTTTAGATGTAAAAGGTTTCAAGCCAGAAGAAATTTCGATTCAAGTAAAAGGTAGAGATTTAGTTGTTCACGGCGAATCTAAAACTGAAAACAGTGGCGAGCATGGTTTAAGTTTTCACCACAAGCAGTTTACCCGGAACATATCTCTGCCGGATGATGTTGATCCAGCTCGTTTAAGTTCTCGTTTTACTAAAGACTCTAAGTTAACGATAGAAGCTCCGCGAGATCAAGCTCAGGCTCCACTTAAACTTGAAATCAAAATGGAAgaataa